The Actinomyces viscosus genome segment CGATGCGTGCTTTGAAACCGAGGCGGAAGGTGCTGCGTGTCCAAATCTGTAACAAAGGAGTATGTCAGTCCTCCGGGCCGCAGGAAGAACCGCAGAATCGTGCGGTTTTCTTTTGGTGGTTGGAGCCTTGGGGCGGCCTTTGCTACAGATTTGGACATCTCGGGCATCGCTGCCTCAGCTCTGCGTCAGCGCTTTCCACGTCTCGATGCTGGCGGCGATGTCGCCGCTGACGGCGATGGAGCGCTCCGCGATCTGACGGGGAATCTCCGTCTCCAGGTTGAGGGTGGCGAAGGTGACCGACGCGTTGGCGTAGGTCCGCTGCCAGAACGGGAACTTGATAAGCGAGGGCGTGTTCCACCCCACCCCGATCTCCAGGTAGAGGACCCGGCCGGTCTCATGGCGCGACAGGAACCGGCGGTAGCGCTCGGCCGCGGCATGCCAGTGTGAGTCCTCCACGAAGGTGGCGTCCACCCGCAGGTTCATGGCCGCGGGCTCCCCACACCTGGGGCACACGGGCAGCAGGGACGAAGGGATGCGCAGGTCCCGCTGCCGGGCCGCCATCTCGCGCACGGCCGACTCGTTGGACCACGTCCCGTCATGGCAGGGGACCGAGCACTGCCACAACCCGTAGTCGCCCTGGGTGGCGAACAGGCGTGACTCGTCGAAGCCGTTGCGGGCGAAGGCGTGGTCCACATTGGTGGTGATGACGAAGTAGTCCGTGCTTCCCAATCCGTCCAGGATCTCCCTCAGGTCCTGGTAGAGCGGAAGAACGGGCTCGCTGTAGCGGTCGGCCATGATGTGCCGGGACCAGTAGGCCCACCGGTGCTCCGGCGTCGGGAACGGGTAGAAGCCCGAGGAGTACATGTCGGTGAGGCCGAACGCGTCGATGAAGTCCGGGAAGAGACGCTGGAAGCGGGGACCCGAGTAGGTCAGGCCCGCCGCGGTTGACAGCCCCGACCCGGCCCCGACCACGACGGCGTCGGCCCGCTCGGCGGCATCGGCCAGATGCCGGATCGCCTCCGAGCGTTCAGCGGTCGGGGCCCAGGAGGCTGCGGTAGATCGATTCGTCGGTCGGGTCGAAGACATTGAAGACCACCTTTGTGAGTGACTGGCAGTGGGGGAGGAGGTCGCGGACGGTGCGTACCGCAACGGTGGCGGCCTCGGCCTTGGGGTAGCCGAAGACGCCGGTGGAGATGCAGCACAGCGCGATGCTGGAGGCGCCCAGATCCTCAGCGGCGCGCAGGCAGGACCGGTATGAGGAGGCCAGGAGCGCCTCCTGCTCTGTCGTCGGCTCGCCCTGCACGATCGGGCCGACGGTGTGGATGACGTGGGCGGTCGGCAGGTGGTAGCCGCCGGTTGCCGTCGCGGTGCCGGTGGGCTCGGGGCGGCCTCGAGCGCCCATGATGTCGGCGCACTCCTGGCGCAGTCCGGGCCCGGCGGCCGAGATGGCTTCCAGGAGTTGCTGCGCCTCGGGCACGAGAAGAGGGGCGCCGCCGGTGCGGTGCCCCTCGGGTTGCCATGGCTGCGCGGGCTTCCTTGGCCGCGCAGCCTCGTTGTTCTATGCCCTTCCGGGCTGGATCCGGGATGTGCGTTGCTCGTGGTGCGTGGTCCGGACCCGGTGGTGAGCTCAGGCGAGCTCGTCGGAGTCGTCTACGCTCAGCGGGCCTCAAGGAGGTTGACGCCGGTGTAGATGCCCACGCCCATGGTGATCGCGGCCAGGACGGAGGCGGCGAACATGATGGTCGGGATGCCGGTGACGGCGCCGACGACGGCCATGACCATGACCGCGACCATGACGGCGATCATGGCAACGGCGAAGGTGAGGCGGTTGGCCTCGGCCTGCGTGTTGGTGGAGGTCGCCTGGGTGGTGGTGGCCGCAGCGGTGGTCTCGACGGTCTGGGTGGGGCGCTCGGTGGTGGTAGCAGTCATGTGAGTGTTCCTCTCGATGTGTGTCGAGCAGGTCCGCCTGACTACCAGTCGTGCGTCCCTGCACGACGGTGTGCAGCCCGTGGGCCGGACGGATGTTTCTCCGTCGAGTAGAACTCTAGGAAGGCCCCACCCAATTGTCTAGACAAAGGATGGTGATCTGCGCGGCGTCGACGACTGCTGAATCACAGGTGACGACTGGAGGGGTCACGGTTCGGTTGCGAGGCCCTCTGGGTGGAAACGGCGCCATGCTGGGACTTGTGGGTGCCCGGAGGTGACCCGGAGTCGCAGGTGGATCCTGTGCCACGACGAGTTTGATCTGGGAACGTGACCCGCGTTGCAGCAGGGTGAGACGGGTCGCTGGTCTAGTCCTCCTGTGCCGACGTCGGAGCCCGAAGCGCCGCTGGGCAGCGGGGAGAAAGGCGTTCGGCCACCGCCCCGGCTATCCTGTCCAGGTGACGACCAGCCAGACCTCCCCCAGCGCCGTCGGCCCTGTCCTCGTGGTGGACTTCGGCGCCCAGTACGCCCAGCTCATCGCCCGCCGCGTGCGCGAGGCCGGCGTCTACTCCGAGATCGTGCCCCACTCCATGGACGCCGTGGCCATGCTGGACAAGCAGCCCTCGGCCATCATCCTCTCCGGCGGACCGTCGTCGGTCTACGCCGACGGCGCCCCGTCCGTTGACCCGGCCGTCTTCGACGCCGGGGTCCCGGTCCTGGGGATCTGCTACGGCTTCCAGGCCATGGCCCAGGCCCTGGGTGGAACCGTCGGACGCACCGGCACCCGCGAGTACGGGCACACCCCCGCCCGCGTGGAGGAGGGCTCCTGCCTGTTCGACGGTACCCCCGACGACCAGGTGGTGTGGATGAGCCACGGTGACGCGGTCCAGGCCGCCCCCGAGGGCTTCACCGTCACCGCCTCCACCTCCCAGACCCCGGTGGCCGCCTTCGAGAACCCGCAGCGCCGCCTCTACGGGCTGCAGTGGCACCCCGAGGTGCTCCACT includes the following:
- a CDS encoding macro domain-containing protein, whose translation is MPEAQQLLEAISAAGPGLRQECADIMGARGRPEPTGTATATGGYHLPTAHVIHTVGPIVQGEPTTEQEALLASSYRSCLRAAEDLGASSIALCCISTGVFGYPKAEAATVAVRTVRDLLPHCQSLTKVVFNVFDPTDESIYRSLLGPDR
- a CDS encoding SIR2 family NAD-dependent protein deacylase, with the translated sequence MSSTRPTNRSTAASWAPTAERSEAIRHLADAAERADAVVVGAGSGLSTAAGLTYSGPRFQRLFPDFIDAFGLTDMYSSGFYPFPTPEHRWAYWSRHIMADRYSEPVLPLYQDLREILDGLGSTDYFVITTNVDHAFARNGFDESRLFATQGDYGLWQCSVPCHDGTWSNESAVREMAARQRDLRIPSSLLPVCPRCGEPAAMNLRVDATFVEDSHWHAAAERYRRFLSRHETGRVLYLEIGVGWNTPSLIKFPFWQRTYANASVTFATLNLETEIPRQIAERSIAVSGDIAASIETWKALTQS